The Nyctibius grandis isolate bNycGra1 chromosome 3, bNycGra1.pri, whole genome shotgun sequence genome window below encodes:
- the MTRR gene encoding methionine synthase reductase — protein sequence MCCDVKRRFLLLYATQKGQAKAIAEEIWQQAGAHGFEADMHCISEMDQYNLETEKDPVVIVISTTGTGDPPDTARKFVKKIQDTALPPDHFSHLHYGLLGLGDSEYTFFCNGGKTVDRRLQELGAQHFYDTGLADDCVGLELVVDPWIDGLWPALKEAFLLQKEKEGMSSDAVSSSLSAAPHVGHELNLSSEVQNLKLEDERVRSSDVLTQKLVDIHLVASTRDTEPSLVHSVPPVSQSALNIPALPPEYIEAQFQDTCGENPHLSSLISEGTMFEVPVTKAVQLTREDAIKTALLLELDIADTVFDYQPGDAFCVLCPNNVNEVEELLQILGLSDKGEHFVCIKVKQGTKKKGATHPQHIPERSTLKFILTWCLEIRAVPKKAFLRALVECTSDAGERRRLQELCSRQGASDYTRFIRDSNVCLLDLLHAFPSCKPSLNLLIEHLPKLQARSYSVSSSNLYQPGKVSFVFNIVEFPACPSRPVSRKGVCTGWLAELVATLLHPNKNTLDTKGGSSSTEKIAIFARPNNTFHLPADPSIPFLMVGPGTGISPFIGFLQHRQKLREEHPDWAFGETWLFFGCRHQDRDYLFKDELRCFLENGTLTHLKVCFSRDSSTAEVAPPKYVQDVIRLYAKEVARVLLKERGYFYICGDKKHMADGVSNAVVDILSTEMEVDKLEAMKIVAMLREAKRYLQDVWS from the exons TATAAcctggaaacagaaaaggatCCTGTAGTTATTGTTATTTCCACTACCGGTACTGGAGACCCACCAGACACTGCCCGCAAGTTTGTAAAGAAAATTCAAGACACAGCCTTGCCACCTGATCATTTCTCTCATCTCCACTATGGATTGCTAG GTCTGGGAGATTCAGAGTACACGTTCTTTTGTAACGGTGGAAAGACAGTAGACCGACGACTTCAAGAACTTGGTGCCCAGCACTTCTACGACACAGGATTAGCAGATGATTGTGTAGG TTTAGAATTAGTGGTTGATCCTTGGATTGATGGTCTTTGGCCTGCCCTCAAGGAAGCATTTCtattgcagaaagaaaaagaaggcatgAGCAGCGATGCTGTTTCTAGCTCTCTCTCTGCAGCCCCGCACGTTGGGCATGAACTAAACTTAAGCTCAGAAGTACAGAACTTGAAGCTAGAAGATGAAAGAGTGAGGAGTTCTGATGTTCTGACACAGAAACTGGTTGACATCCATCTTGTGGCTTCAACTAGAGACACCGAACCTTCACTTGTTCATTCTGTCCCTCCTGTCTCTCAGTCTGCTCTTAATATTCCTGCCTTGCCACCAGAATATATAGAGGCGCAGTTTCAGGACACCTGTGGTGAG AATCCACATCTGTCCTCACTGATTTCAGAGGGAACAATGTTTGAAGTGCCAGTTACAAAAGCAGTTCAGCTCACTAGAGAAGATGCTATAAAAACTGCATTGCTCTTAGAACTAGATATTGCG gataCAGTGTTTGACTACCAGCCTGGAGATGCCTTCTGTGTACTATGTCCCAACAATGTCAATGAGGTGGAAGAACTTCTTCAAATCTTGGGGCTTTCTGATAAAGGAGAGCACTTCGTTTGCATAAAGGTTAAGCAGGGCACTAAAAAGAAAG GAGCAACTCATCCACAACACATCCCTGAAAGAAGCACTCTGAAATTCATTCTAACCTGGTGTCTGGAAATAAGAGCAGTTCCCAAAAAG gCATTTTTGCGAGCTCTCGTAGAATGTACCAGTGACGCTGGAGAAAGACGGAGACTTCAAGAGCTTTGCAGCAGACAAGGAGCCTCTGATTACACACGTTTTATTAGAGATTCTAATGTTTGCTTGCTGGATTTACTTCATGCTTTTCCAAGCTGCAAGCCTTCACTTAACCTGTTAATTG aacatCTTCCTAAATTACAAGCCAGATCCTATTCAGTGTCAAG TTCAAACTTATATCAGCCAGGAAAAGTGTCTTTTGTGTTCAATATTGTGGAGTTTCCTGCCTGTCCCTCTAGACCAGTCTCACGGAAAGGAGTATGTACAGGGTGGCTTGCTGAGTTAGTTGCGACTTTACTACACCCCAATAAAAACACTCTGGATACAAAAGGAGGAAGCTCTTCAACTGAAAAG atAGCTATTTTTGCTCGTCCAAACAATACTTTCCACTTACCTGCAGACCCATCTATCCCATTCCTGATGGTTGGTCCAGGAACAGGAATTTCACCATTTATTGGTTTCCTACAACATAG gCAAAAGCTCAGAGAAGAACATCCAGACTGGGCATTTGGAGAGACATGGCTGTTTTTTGGTTGTCGGCATCAGGATCGAGACTATTTGTTCAA AGATGAGCTCAgatgttttcttgaaaatggCACGTTAACTCATCTTAAGGTTTGTTTCTCACGAGACTCTTCAACTGCAGAAGTAGCCCCGCCTAAATATGTGCAAGATGTCATTAGGCTTTATGCTAAGGAAGTTGCCAGAGTCCTGCTGAAAGAGAGAGGTTACTTCTATATATGTGG agataaGAAGCACATGGCTGATGGTGTAAGCAATGCTGTAGTGGACATTTTAAGCACGGAAATGGAAGTTGACAAATTGGAAGCAATGAAAATTGTGGCCATGCTTCGAGAAGCAAAACGATATTTGCAGGATGTTTGGAGCTAA